The Lichenicola cladoniae sequence GCGCGGGAAGCGGACAGGATGGCTTTCGAAGCTTGAAAGCTTGAAGGCAGCGACTCCCGCTTCCGCGAGTGCCGCCATCGTTTCGACGCCCTGGTCGGGGGCGACCGTGCCGTAAAGCGCCACGTCGGCCACGCTTTCGCACGCGACCGCCTCGGCCTTTGCCGCAAGACGCTCCAGCGTGTTCAACGGTTCGGGGTTGTCGTACGGCATGTCGACAAGGGTGGTGATCCCGCCGGCAACGGCGGAGCGTGTGGTCGAGCGGAATCCGGGCAGCCCAGCATAGCTCGTCGCATGGGTCTGGCCGTCTACAAAGCCGGGCATGACAAAGGCGGAGCCGGCATCGTGCAGGCGCGCGGCCTCGGGCGCCGGGCCGACGCCGATCGCCGCGATGCGCTCGCCGACAACGCCGATCCAGCCGTCGGGCAAGGTGGCGTGCGGCAGGACCAGCCTGCCGCGCACGATCAGATCGAAACGCATCGTCAGGAGACTTTCCGTTGCGGGGGCACAAGCGCCCGGGAAGCCTGCAGCACCGCCGCTTGCGCCGGATCGATCACCGGCACGCCGAGTTCGGCTTGGACGTGCGCGCAATAGGCTCCCATCGTCGCGCAGCCCAGGATCAGCACGGTCGCGCCATCCTCGTCGCGCAGCTGCCGCCCGATCTCGATGACGCGGCGAAGCGACCGCTCCTGGTCGAGCAGCTCCTGGACACCGAGATCGAGCGCGCGGTTGCCGGCCAAACGATCCAGCGCGCCGAGCGCGCCGATCGTGCGCTTGTGGCGGCGGATCGAGCTTTCCTTGATCGCCACGATTCCGAACCGCCCGCCCTGCGCCGTTGCCGCCAGGATCGCTGATTCGGCGATCCCGAAGCTCGGTGCATCCAGTTCCTCGCGCGCAAGCAACAGCCCCGGATCGGAAAAGCAGCCGATCACGTAGGCATCGGCCGGATGTGCCAGGAAATAAGCGACGGTGGGCAGCACCACAGACTCGACGTGGCGCTGGGTTTCGATACCCGGCGGCCCTTCCGCCAGCGTGGCGAAAACCAGTTCCTGTCCGGCCGGCAGCGCCAAATCCGCGCAGGCGGCGCGCATCGATTCCGTGACGGCGCCGGAACTGTTCGGGTTGAGCACCAGGATCCGCTGCGTCTGTTCCGCCATCACTGCGCCGCCATGCCGTTCAGCGCCTGCGCGATCACTTGGCGGCTGCGGAACAGCACCAGTTCCTCCCAGGACTTCGTGCCGGGATGATAAAACTTCTTCAGATCCTGCTTGACCTTCTGCACGGCGGGGTCGTTCCAGTCGACCGCCCCGGCGCGATGCACAACATGATCGAGCCGAAGGGCGCGGGCGCCGCGCTCAGCCTCGTAGGTGCCGTATTCCAGGGCGATGAACGTCAGGATGTCGTCGCCCACGTGGCGCGCCCACACATACTGGGTCAGGCCGAGGATCGGCAGCGACGACGAGGTGCCGAGCAGTGGCTCGCCAAGCGATTCGCCGTACCAGCTGCGGCAGCGGGTCTGGCCGCTTTCGCCTGGGCGGTGGCCGCAGATCGGCTCGCCGTGGCCGTGGGCGCCCAGACCGGTGTGGTAGTCGATCACGGCCACCGCACGGCGAGCCGACAGCCGGAAGTCGTCGCAGATCGCGACCAGGACCCGGGTGGCCCAGGCGGGCTCGGTGCCGCCGTAGAAGATGCCTGACGGATCGGTGTATTGTCCGGTGCTGCGGGCGAACTGGTAGGCATACGCATCATGTTCGGTGCGCCAGGTTTCCAGAACCATGTCCGCCGCCGCAAGCGTTTCCCCGTCGAGATCCTTTGGCACGAATGCATCGGCCAGCTCGGCGTAGCCGGGGTTTTCCGGAACGCCGTTCTCGAAGAGCAGCCCGTTGCGGTTGAGATCCACGCCCTCCTCGGTGGTTCTGCGCAGCCAGGCGAACCCGTGCGGGTTGAGCGCATGCACAAGCAATGCCGCCGTTCCGGGAGGAAGTGCTGCCGGGCCGCCGTTGCGGATCCAGTCGATCTGCGCGCCGGAACCGCAGAAGCCTTCCACGCCATGGGTGGCGGACACCAGAACAAGCACGCGCGCGGCATCTTCCGCGCCAAACCACGCGACATCGACGGTCAGCGT is a genomic window containing:
- a CDS encoding DUF2817 domain-containing protein; protein product: MILGCQIDADACFTEDYGSARDLFRRLATEAGGRLRAYNNPHRGPLNETLTVDVAWFGAEDAARVLVLVSATHGVEGFCGSGAQIDWIRNGGPAALPPGTAALLVHALNPHGFAWLRRTTEEGVDLNRNGLLFENGVPENPGYAELADAFVPKDLDGETLAAADMVLETWRTEHDAYAYQFARSTGQYTDPSGIFYGGTEPAWATRVLVAICDDFRLSARRAVAVIDYHTGLGAHGHGEPICGHRPGESGQTRCRSWYGESLGEPLLGTSSSLPILGLTQYVWARHVGDDILTFIALEYGTYEAERGARALRLDHVVHRAGAVDWNDPAVQKVKQDLKKFYHPGTKSWEELVLFRSRQVIAQALNGMAAQ
- a CDS encoding aspartate/glutamate racemase family protein, with product MAEQTQRILVLNPNSSGAVTESMRAACADLALPAGQELVFATLAEGPPGIETQRHVESVVLPTVAYFLAHPADAYVIGCFSDPGLLLAREELDAPSFGIAESAILAATAQGGRFGIVAIKESSIRRHKRTIGALGALDRLAGNRALDLGVQELLDQERSLRRVIEIGRQLRDEDGATVLILGCATMGAYCAHVQAELGVPVIDPAQAAVLQASRALVPPQRKVS